One bacterium DNA window includes the following coding sequences:
- a CDS encoding Glu/Leu/Phe/Val dehydrogenase: MSLIEQKDTFGPELVLRVYDAAIGMEGFLVIDNTAIGPGKGGIRMTPDVTVEEVFRLARTMTWKNALADIPFGGAKGGIVWPGGSDELKKQFIQSFARALKPFMPKRYIAGPDVNTGEREMQWFVEATGNWRTATGKPANYCMTVFGKKGEKCGIPHEFGSTGFGVVHATRVAADLAGLDIKKASVAIEGFGNVGSFAFQYLKELGANVVAVSDKDGAIYNPKGLDGAKLMALKNAGKSVAAYGNGEKISHDEIFGLPVDILIPAAVTDVINDKNKNSVKAKIIVEGANIPMQERIEEELFNKGVMIVPDFVANAGGVISSYAEYRGYNPKRMFELVERKIVKSAKVVLGKSLKEHRPARAIGVELAMAKVEAAGKKRKMTFR; this comes from the coding sequence ATGTCCCTCATTGAACAAAAAGATACGTTCGGTCCCGAGTTGGTGCTCCGTGTATATGATGCCGCAATCGGCATGGAAGGATTTTTAGTAATTGATAACACTGCTATCGGTCCCGGAAAGGGAGGCATCCGAATGACGCCGGATGTAACAGTAGAAGAAGTGTTTCGTCTTGCGCGGACAATGACGTGGAAAAACGCGCTTGCTGACATTCCGTTCGGCGGCGCGAAGGGCGGGATTGTTTGGCCGGGTGGTTCCGACGAACTCAAAAAACAATTCATTCAAAGTTTTGCGCGCGCATTAAAGCCCTTTATGCCGAAGCGGTACATTGCGGGGCCGGACGTGAACACCGGCGAGCGCGAAATGCAGTGGTTTGTGGAGGCAACCGGCAACTGGCGCACGGCAACGGGGAAGCCGGCAAATTATTGTATGACGGTCTTCGGGAAGAAAGGAGAAAAGTGCGGCATTCCGCACGAGTTCGGCAGTACCGGATTCGGTGTGGTGCACGCGACGCGCGTGGCGGCGGATCTCGCGGGCTTGGATATCAAAAAAGCGAGCGTTGCGATTGAAGGATTCGGCAACGTGGGGAGTTTTGCGTTTCAGTACTTGAAAGAACTCGGCGCGAACGTGGTCGCGGTTTCCGATAAGGACGGCGCAATCTATAACCCAAAGGGCTTGGACGGCGCGAAACTCATGGCGCTCAAAAACGCGGGGAAGTCCGTCGCCGCCTACGGCAACGGCGAAAAAATTTCGCATGACGAAATCTTCGGATTGCCGGTGGATATTTTGATTCCCGCGGCGGTAACCGATGTCATCAACGACAAAAATAAAAACTCCGTCAAAGCGAAAATCATCGTGGAAGGCGCGAATATTCCAATGCAGGAACGCATTGAAGAAGAATTATTTAACAAAGGCGTCATGATTGTTCCGGATTTTGTGGCAAATGCGGGCGGGGTTATTTCTTCATACGCCGAGTACCGCGGCTATAACCCGAAGCGTATGTTTGAGTTGGTGGAACGAAAAATTGTGAAGTCCGCAAAAGTAGTACTTGGCAAGAGCTTGAAAGAGCACCGTCCGGCGCGTGCCATCGGCGTGGAGCTCGCAATGGCGAAAGTGGAGGCGGCGGGAAAGAAACGTAAAATGACGTTCCGGTAA